From Microcystis aeruginosa NIES-2549, a single genomic window includes:
- a CDS encoding RNA-guided endonuclease InsQ/TnpB family protein: MKLVQKHLIKFNHKNYSVIDKLGFLSKNLYNCAVYLNRQVFFSHQPFLTMTELHHALKMSPDYQALPAKVSQLVLKQVEKTFKSYQKAKEQYKKSPDKFTGEPKLPRYKDKEKGRNVLTYNYQAISKKALKQGLIKLSGTNLEFKTNLKEVLEVRIIPKLGAYCLEIVYEQPSSSSQEGERYAFIDLGLNNLAAVTSNIPEFQPTLVCGKALKSCNQKYNKTLAKLKSELPSLQKTSKRIQGLTLKRNCQVDYYLHTASKYIIDKLLAHQLNLLVIGHNQGWKQNINIGDRNNQSFVNIPHSRLIEQLTYKANLVGIEVKTTNESYTSKCSFLDLESIQKQKSYLGKRIKRGLFRSSSGYFYGADINGSLNIGRKVVGEAAFSGNPIERFVVNPVRVKAYKANSRCNICVQN; the protein is encoded by the coding sequence ATGAAATTAGTTCAAAAACATCTAATTAAATTTAATCACAAAAATTATTCAGTAATTGATAAATTAGGATTTTTATCGAAGAATCTGTATAATTGTGCTGTTTATTTAAACCGTCAAGTTTTCTTTTCACATCAACCATTTTTAACAATGACTGAGTTACATCATGCCTTAAAAATGAGTCCAGATTATCAAGCCTTACCCGCCAAAGTAAGTCAGTTAGTATTAAAGCAAGTAGAAAAAACCTTTAAATCCTACCAAAAAGCGAAAGAACAATACAAAAAATCGCCAGATAAATTTACAGGAGAGCCTAAGTTGCCAAGATACAAAGACAAGGAAAAAGGTAGAAACGTTTTAACTTATAACTATCAAGCCATTTCTAAAAAAGCGTTGAAGCAAGGTTTAATCAAGCTATCAGGGACTAATTTAGAATTTAAAACTAATTTAAAGGAAGTCTTAGAGGTCAGGATTATTCCTAAATTGGGTGCTTATTGTTTAGAGATTGTCTATGAACAACCATCCTCATCAAGTCAAGAGGGAGAAAGATATGCTTTTATCGATTTAGGCTTAAATAACCTAGCTGCTGTTACCTCTAATATTCCCGAATTTCAGCCAACTTTAGTATGTGGAAAAGCCTTAAAATCCTGCAATCAAAAGTACAACAAGACACTAGCTAAACTCAAATCGGAATTACCCAGTCTACAGAAGACCAGTAAAAGAATACAAGGTTTAACTTTAAAGCGTAATTGCCAGGTGGATTATTACCTCCACACCGCTAGTAAATATATTATTGATAAATTACTAGCTCATCAACTTAACCTTTTAGTTATTGGTCATAATCAAGGCTGGAAACAAAACATTAATATTGGAGATAGAAATAACCAGTCATTCGTAAATATTCCTCATTCAAGGTTGATCGAACAACTTACCTATAAAGCAAATTTAGTAGGAATAGAGGTCAAAACAACTAATGAAAGCTATACCTCTAAATGTAGTTTCTTGGACTTAGAGTCTATTCAAAAGCAAAAAAGCTATTTAGGCAAGAGAATTAAAAGAGGACTATTCAGAAGCTCGTCGGGTTATTTCTATGGAGCAGATATTAATGGTTCCTTAAATATTGGAAGAAAGGTAGTCGGAGAGGCCGCCTTTAGCGGGAATCCGATAGAGAGGTTCGTAGTTAACCCAGTACGGGTCAAAGCGTACAAAGCTAATTCTAGATGCAATATTTGCGTACAGAATTAG
- a CDS encoding GspE/PulE family protein translates to MSSANENPQTKLPSFAQKLVQSGYITIGQLEKAIIQKQKSHLSLLAILPLITGRPLPKEVLAYYRLEQLSKLKAKYGLEYLDPESETIDWIEIENLFRTVLPFEICRRYQILPLQKQESDPKVLHLAMVDPANQEILDDLRRILRDKELQFERRVIARADYQKLVEIYRSRQEEALSGHRLPQEQDLKTIVDITDIFEDGPSLPHLNRELADEDLGLIQQANQGTIVSVVNNILVQAIESKATEIHLEPQESQLTVRFRQDGLLRSAWEPISREATPAIISRLKILANLDVSEKSRPQQGKMTKTFSGRKIDFRLHTLPSQHGEKILLRVFDSRSPLWPLDELITSQETCKLVRTMIERQAGLILLTAPSGGGCSTSFYSLLAHRNQGEVNIATVETSIERGLNGITQVEIPDGQGQDYASILPSFRNQDVDIIGIDRLADSSTLAHALEAALTGHLVISSLPLNSAFAAIARLNQLAEPALVADTLVGVINQRLVRRVCQVCRLKHQPKREELAKFGLSPAQAAQYSFYKANSLTAEEIIQAREKGKLCRHCHGIGYQSQIGVFEVITITPDLKTCIAENKPADMLKKVATQAGFKSLLAYGLELVRQGYTTLEEIDRVMADKLTLPSLSAANNPEIPLDVFGRIEAIEQLLQALNGELQSLKREISLNSPKNSPKSANPTIIDQELPDLTNSVLPSRNWSSDKEMIVSAAPVYEELTDPGDWEQLKQELDANQDLIVSSDSDDPFSVSALDPWS, encoded by the coding sequence ATGTCATCAGCAAACGAGAACCCCCAGACCAAGCTGCCTTCCTTTGCTCAAAAGTTAGTGCAATCGGGTTATATTACCATCGGGCAACTAGAAAAGGCAATAATCCAGAAGCAGAAAAGTCATTTATCTCTACTGGCAATTTTACCCCTGATCACCGGTCGTCCTTTACCCAAAGAGGTACTAGCATACTACCGACTCGAACAACTGTCAAAACTAAAAGCCAAGTATGGGTTAGAATATCTTGACCCGGAGAGTGAGACGATCGACTGGATAGAAATCGAAAATCTGTTTCGCACAGTCCTTCCCTTTGAAATTTGCCGTCGTTATCAGATCCTGCCCCTACAAAAACAAGAATCCGATCCCAAAGTCCTTCACCTAGCCATGGTGGATCCCGCTAATCAGGAAATTCTCGATGATTTACGTCGTATCCTCCGGGATAAAGAATTGCAGTTTGAGCGTCGTGTCATCGCCCGGGCAGATTACCAGAAATTGGTCGAAATCTATCGTTCTCGTCAAGAAGAAGCCTTATCTGGCCATCGTCTTCCCCAAGAACAGGATCTAAAGACCATAGTTGACATAACCGATATTTTTGAAGATGGACCATCTCTCCCCCATCTCAACCGCGAATTAGCCGACGAGGATCTCGGTCTAATTCAACAGGCCAATCAAGGGACGATCGTCAGTGTCGTTAATAATATCCTTGTTCAAGCCATTGAAAGCAAAGCGACGGAAATTCACCTAGAACCCCAAGAAAGTCAATTAACTGTGCGTTTTCGCCAAGATGGTCTGCTGCGTTCTGCCTGGGAACCGATTTCTCGGGAAGCGACCCCGGCGATTATCTCACGGTTAAAAATTCTGGCTAACCTCGATGTCAGCGAGAAATCGCGACCTCAACAGGGAAAAATGACCAAAACTTTTTCCGGTCGCAAAATAGATTTTCGTCTCCACACCCTACCCAGTCAACACGGGGAAAAAATTCTCTTGCGGGTTTTTGATTCTCGATCCCCACTTTGGCCCCTCGATGAGTTGATTACTAGCCAAGAAACCTGTAAACTGGTACGCACCATGATCGAGCGCCAAGCGGGGTTGATTCTGCTCACCGCACCATCCGGAGGCGGTTGTTCTACCAGTTTCTATTCTCTACTAGCCCATCGAAACCAGGGCGAGGTTAATATCGCCACCGTGGAAACCTCGATCGAACGCGGCCTTAACGGTATTACCCAAGTGGAAATCCCTGATGGTCAAGGTCAAGATTATGCCTCGATTTTGCCCTCTTTCCGGAATCAAGATGTGGATATCATCGGCATCGATCGTCTGGCGGATTCTTCCACCCTTGCCCATGCCCTAGAAGCGGCTTTGACAGGACATTTAGTTATTTCTAGTTTACCCCTCAATAGTGCCTTTGCAGCGATCGCTCGCCTCAATCAATTAGCGGAGCCGGCCCTAGTCGCCGATACCCTAGTTGGAGTGATCAATCAAAGACTGGTGCGACGGGTTTGTCAGGTTTGTCGGCTGAAACATCAACCAAAAAGGGAGGAATTAGCTAAATTTGGTCTTTCTCCCGCCCAAGCTGCTCAATACAGCTTTTATAAAGCTAATTCCCTCACTGCCGAAGAAATCATCCAAGCGCGGGAAAAAGGGAAATTATGCCGTCATTGTCACGGCATCGGTTATCAGTCCCAGATTGGGGTCTTTGAAGTGATTACGATTACCCCTGACCTCAAAACTTGCATCGCTGAGAATAAACCCGCCGATATGCTCAAAAAAGTGGCAACACAGGCAGGATTCAAGTCTCTCCTCGCCTACGGTTTGGAATTAGTCCGCCAAGGTTATACTACCCTAGAGGAAATCGACCGCGTCATGGCCGATAAATTAACTTTACCCTCCCTCTCTGCTGCCAATAATCCTGAGATTCCTCTGGATGTTTTCGGAAGAATCGAGGCGATCGAGCAGTTATTACAGGCTCTCAATGGTGAATTACAGTCACTAAAGCGAGAAATTAGCCTAAATTCGCCCAAAAATTCCCCTAAAAGCGCAAATCCGACTATTATCGACCAGGAGCTACCTGATTTGACTAATTCAGTTCTTCCTTCCCGAAACTGGTCATCGGACAAGGAAATGATCGTTTCCGCTGCCCCTGTTTATGAGGAGTTAACCGACCCCGGCGATTGGGAACAGTTAAAACAGGAACTAGACGCGAATCAGGATCTGATTGTCTCCTCCGATTCAGACGATCCTTTCTCTGTCTCCGCCCTCGATCCTTGGTCCTAG
- a CDS encoding DUF3082 domain-containing protein has translation MTTELETQKVTPTRCLVGAAISAALGTILYYLTAAIGHSFYSKPMVAHSPIALRIGSAVRTLVFGLASLGTFIFIFVTIGLILLAIQLLLKPPQQT, from the coding sequence ATGACCACAGAATTAGAAACCCAAAAAGTTACTCCTACTCGCTGTTTAGTTGGTGCGGCAATTTCGGCAGCACTGGGGACAATTCTCTATTATCTTACAGCAGCGATCGGTCATTCTTTTTACTCAAAACCAATGGTGGCGCACAGTCCGATCGCCTTAAGAATTGGCAGCGCTGTCCGGACTTTAGTTTTTGGTTTAGCTTCTCTAGGAACCTTTATTTTTATTTTTGTCACCATTGGTTTAATTCTTTTGGCTATCCAATTACTACTTAAACCCCCTCAACAAACATAA
- a CDS encoding alpha/beta hydrolase: protein MLQLAKISRSIALGCLGTILTSFPVLSAERITFILAPFSRTLEISSLENFAKTGRIDANLRQYLGNTTAEQQKEFRQALTTSKEVNPVLISRFFNTRMGEDILTLLGELITIQGGINGKFALRSALIKSAFEPEGVTILNLLRNLPTNMQIDVTKVQRLARAIDIVLKATKVFTEKVAQLSLEEAKKAGEINFTAMTDPRQPGPRQVEQMRLDLTDGRRQRELYLIIVKPKGQLTQKTPVIVFSHGLASRPEDFVRQAEHWASYGYLVAIPQHPGSDTLQVQNLLAGLSRTVFYSNEFVNRPLDISFVIDELQRRNAREFQGQLDLDNVGVGGHSFGGYTALAVGGATIDFENLQRDCQRRLAFLNVSLLLQCRALDLPREEYNFRDQRIKAIFAVNPFNWSIFGAKGLAKIEIATFVAAGTYDPATPAIFEQVRSFPLLNTDNKYLTLIEGQAHVDFSVLDAGINEALESVADLTLPAPYLIDSYAHSLSLAFFEVYIRKNPGYKPFLQAAYSQYLSQGQEFRCFLITRASSAALEQLIEDFVAQNVR, encoded by the coding sequence TTGTTGCAATTAGCCAAAATTAGCCGCTCAATCGCTCTGGGTTGCTTAGGAACAATACTGACTAGCTTTCCTGTCCTCTCGGCCGAGAGAATCACTTTTATCTTAGCGCCCTTTAGTCGTACCCTAGAAATTAGTTCCCTAGAAAACTTTGCCAAAACTGGCAGAATTGACGCTAATCTAAGACAATATTTAGGTAATACAACCGCCGAACAACAAAAAGAATTTCGCCAAGCTTTAACCACAAGTAAAGAAGTTAATCCCGTCCTGATCTCGCGCTTTTTTAACACCAGAATGGGGGAAGATATACTAACCCTTTTAGGGGAACTGATCACCATTCAAGGGGGTATTAATGGTAAATTTGCCCTGCGTTCTGCTCTAATTAAATCAGCCTTTGAACCGGAAGGGGTAACTATTCTTAACCTGCTGCGTAATCTGCCCACTAATATGCAGATTGATGTGACAAAAGTGCAAAGATTAGCCCGGGCGATCGATATCGTCCTGAAAGCCACCAAAGTGTTTACGGAAAAGGTGGCGCAATTGTCCTTAGAAGAAGCTAAAAAGGCCGGTGAAATTAATTTTACGGCCATGACCGACCCCCGACAACCGGGACCGCGACAAGTGGAACAGATGCGGCTGGATTTAACCGATGGCCGTCGTCAGAGGGAACTTTATCTAATTATTGTCAAACCCAAGGGACAATTAACCCAGAAAACCCCCGTTATCGTCTTTTCCCACGGTTTAGCTTCCCGTCCCGAAGATTTTGTCCGACAAGCGGAACATTGGGCTAGTTACGGTTATCTCGTTGCCATACCCCAACACCCCGGCAGTGATACCCTACAGGTACAGAATCTACTCGCCGGTTTATCGCGGACGGTTTTTTATAGCAACGAATTTGTCAATCGTCCATTGGACATATCTTTTGTGATCGATGAATTGCAAAGACGCAACGCTAGGGAATTTCAGGGGCAATTAGATTTAGATAATGTGGGAGTTGGTGGACATTCCTTCGGCGGTTATACAGCCCTAGCTGTAGGTGGAGCGACGATCGATTTCGAGAATTTACAACGGGACTGCCAAAGAAGATTAGCTTTTCTCAATGTCTCCCTCTTGCTGCAGTGTCGTGCTTTGGATTTACCCCGAGAGGAATACAACTTTCGCGATCAAAGAATAAAAGCGATTTTTGCGGTTAATCCGTTTAATTGGAGTATTTTTGGGGCTAAAGGACTGGCTAAGATCGAAATTGCCACTTTTGTAGCGGCAGGAACCTACGATCCCGCCACCCCAGCTATTTTTGAACAGGTGCGCTCTTTTCCTCTGCTCAATACCGACAATAAATATTTAACTCTGATTGAAGGTCAAGCTCACGTCGATTTTTCGGTACTAGATGCGGGAATTAACGAAGCACTCGAATCCGTAGCCGATCTTACCCTGCCGGCACCATATCTGATCGATAGTTACGCCCATTCCCTATCTTTGGCCTTTTTTGAGGTGTATATTCGCAAAAACCCCGGCTATAAACCTTTTTTACAGGCGGCCTATTCCCAATATCTCAGTCAAGGCCAGGAGTTTAGATGTTTTCTGATTACCCGCGCCTCCTCGGCTGCTTTAGAACAACTGATCGAAGATTTTGTGGCTCAAAATGTCCGTTAA
- a CDS encoding Ppx/GppA phosphatase family protein: MVNISNQVTPNRELAPPAKVPDVQILAAIDIGTNSVHMVVVKIEPSLPAFTIIAREKDTVRLGDRDRKTGKLTLGAMERAIAALKRCHDLAISLQADQIIAVATSATREAANGDEFLALIEKEVGISVNLISGQEEARRIYLGVVSGMDFQNQAHIIIDIGGGSTELILADSQEIRFLGSTKIGAVRLSQDFITTDPISTTELAYLRAYTRGMLERAVEEIKHHLQVGEVPRLVGTSGTIETLMTIHALEKLGEIPNPLNGYQLTRKDVKELVKRFATLDYHQRLAILGMSDKRAEIILAGSIVLLEAMTMLDVDKLVLCERALREGVIVDWMLTHGLIDNRLLYQSEIRQRSVLKIAKKYQVNLESAERIAAFSLSLFEQIQGQLHSWNQEAKDLLWAAAILHNSGLYVSHAAHHKHSYYLIRNGELLGYTEIELEVIANIARYHRKSKPKKRHDDFMKLTEYYQYMVRHLSAILRLAVALDRRQIGAIKKIECKYDPEYRTLHLHLFPNNAEDDCALELWSLDYKKPVFEEEFGVKVVATLAFLP; this comes from the coding sequence ATGGTGAATATTTCTAATCAAGTTACACCCAATCGGGAACTAGCGCCCCCAGCAAAAGTCCCCGATGTCCAAATCCTAGCGGCGATCGATATTGGTACGAATTCGGTTCACATGGTAGTAGTGAAAATTGAACCGTCTTTACCCGCTTTTACGATTATTGCCCGAGAAAAGGATACAGTCCGTCTGGGCGATCGAGATCGGAAAACCGGTAAATTAACCCTAGGGGCCATGGAAAGAGCGATTGCGGCTTTAAAACGCTGTCACGATCTAGCTATTAGTCTCCAGGCGGATCAGATTATTGCCGTTGCCACTAGCGCCACCCGGGAAGCGGCCAACGGTGACGAATTTTTGGCTTTAATCGAGAAAGAAGTCGGTATTTCCGTAAATCTCATCTCCGGACAGGAGGAAGCGCGCCGGATTTATCTCGGTGTCGTCTCGGGGATGGATTTCCAAAATCAAGCCCATATTATTATCGATATCGGTGGCGGTTCCACGGAATTAATCTTAGCCGATAGTCAAGAAATTCGCTTTCTTGGTAGTACCAAAATCGGTGCGGTGCGTTTGAGCCAAGATTTCATTACTACCGATCCCATTAGTACCACAGAATTGGCCTATTTAAGGGCATACACCAGGGGAATGTTAGAGCGAGCAGTAGAGGAAATTAAACATCATTTACAGGTGGGAGAAGTGCCGCGGTTAGTGGGAACTTCTGGGACGATCGAAACTTTGATGACTATCCATGCTTTGGAGAAATTGGGGGAAATTCCCAATCCTTTAAATGGCTATCAATTAACCCGCAAAGATGTCAAAGAATTGGTCAAACGTTTCGCAACTTTGGACTATCATCAAAGGCTGGCAATTCTGGGGATGTCCGATAAACGGGCCGAGATAATTCTAGCTGGTTCGATCGTGCTTTTGGAAGCGATGACCATGTTAGATGTTGATAAGTTAGTTCTCTGTGAAAGGGCCTTGCGAGAAGGGGTAATCGTCGATTGGATGCTGACGCACGGTTTAATTGATAATCGGTTACTTTATCAGAGTGAAATCCGTCAGCGCAGTGTTTTGAAAATAGCGAAAAAGTATCAAGTTAATTTAGAATCTGCTGAGAGAATAGCGGCATTTTCCCTGTCTTTGTTCGAGCAAATTCAAGGACAATTACATTCTTGGAATCAGGAGGCTAAAGATTTATTATGGGCGGCGGCTATACTGCATAATAGTGGTTTATATGTTAGTCATGCTGCCCATCATAAACATTCCTATTATTTAATTCGTAATGGTGAACTGTTGGGCTATACGGAAATAGAGTTAGAAGTGATCGCTAATATCGCTCGTTATCATCGCAAAAGTAAGCCGAAGAAAAGGCACGATGATTTTATGAAATTAACTGAATACTATCAGTATATGGTCAGACATTTAAGTGCTATACTGCGCTTGGCTGTGGCTTTAGATCGGCGACAAATAGGAGCGATTAAAAAGATTGAATGTAAGTACGATCCTGAATATAGAACCCTACATCTGCACCTTTTCCCCAATAATGCTGAAGATGATTGTGCTTTAGAATTATGGAGTCTAGACTATAAAAAACCTGTTTTTGAGGAAGAATTTGGGGTGAAAGTGGTGGCAACTTTGGCATTTTTACCCTGA
- a CDS encoding sensor histidine kinase, producing the protein MRTPKLSLGTRLFLSHLLVMVVGLSSFIIIAKLSSPRMFVLRLEQLERQGFFTVRSARTFLVRGFETAWDSSAIWSFIAGGSAAGYLSFLVSQRIMKPVKQMKQITKNFAEGDLSARVPESEIPELNQLAISFNQMAISLADVEKRRQELIGDLTHELRTPLTVVRGYLEELADGAIEPNPELYQKLVKETRRLERLTHDLQELSRAESGYLSIKLQPVNLLTLLNSLIEKFADQLLEDGPTLQLDCPPNLPSVIADPDRLEQILVNLLGNAIRYTDQGAITLQVTRDKNHLQIAVIDTGIGIAAEDLPFIFERFWRADRSRSRYSGGSGIGLAITRRLVELHQSHMEVESELGKGSTFRFSLAISPNWE; encoded by the coding sequence ATGCGGACACCAAAATTAAGCTTAGGAACCAGATTATTTTTATCCCATCTCCTCGTTATGGTGGTGGGATTAAGTAGCTTTATTATCATTGCTAAATTATCTTCTCCGCGAATGTTTGTTTTACGTTTGGAACAGTTAGAAAGGCAGGGATTTTTTACCGTGCGCTCGGCGAGAACTTTCTTGGTTAGGGGTTTTGAGACGGCTTGGGATAGTAGTGCTATTTGGTCATTTATTGCAGGAGGAAGTGCGGCTGGTTATCTGAGTTTTTTGGTTTCTCAACGCATTATGAAACCAGTAAAACAAATGAAACAAATCACTAAAAATTTTGCCGAAGGGGATTTATCGGCGCGAGTTCCAGAAAGCGAAATCCCAGAATTAAATCAATTAGCCATCAGTTTTAATCAGATGGCGATTAGTTTAGCCGATGTGGAAAAACGTCGCCAGGAATTAATCGGTGATCTTACCCACGAATTACGCACCCCTTTAACTGTGGTACGGGGATATCTGGAAGAATTAGCCGATGGTGCGATCGAACCTAATCCAGAACTTTATCAGAAATTAGTGAAAGAAACCCGCAGGTTAGAACGTTTAACCCACGATCTACAGGAGTTATCGCGAGCGGAATCTGGTTATCTCTCGATTAAACTACAACCTGTTAATTTATTAACTTTGTTAAATTCTCTTATCGAAAAATTTGCCGATCAATTATTAGAAGATGGACCGACTTTACAGTTAGATTGTCCCCCCAATTTACCATCTGTAATAGCCGATCCCGATCGCCTTGAACAAATTTTAGTTAATCTGCTCGGTAATGCCATTCGTTACACCGATCAGGGTGCAATTACCCTGCAAGTGACAAGGGACAAAAATCACCTACAAATTGCCGTTATCGATACGGGAATCGGTATCGCAGCAGAAGACTTACCCTTTATTTTCGAGCGCTTTTGGCGGGCCGATCGTTCTCGTTCCCGTTATTCTGGGGGTAGTGGTATCGGTTTAGCAATTACCCGTCGTTTAGTGGAATTACACCAAAGTCACATGGAGGTAGAAAGTGAATTAGGTAAAGGCAGCACTTTTCGTTTTTCCCTAGCAATATCTCCGAATTGGGAGTAG
- a CDS encoding DUF1345 domain-containing protein, which produces MYSQEYAVRYYHDGKGLVFPDCDRPNGTEFLYQGFCMAACYQTSDTSINSTAMRRLVATHGMLFSFLSVSIIAIILGMIGNLISAKKIFY; this is translated from the coding sequence ATCTACAGCCAAGAATATGCAGTGCGCTACTATCATGATGGTAAAGGCCTAGTTTTTCCCGATTGCGATCGACCTAATGGGACGGAATTTCTCTATCAAGGTTTTTGTATGGCGGCTTGTTATCAAACCTCCGATACAAGTATTAATAGTACGGCAATGCGGCGGCTGGTAGCAACCCACGGGATGCTTTTCTCTTTTTTATCCGTCTCGATTATTGCTATTATTTTGGGAATGATTGGTAATTTAATCTCAGCAAAAAAGATATTCTATTAA
- a CDS encoding mechanosensitive ion channel family protein → MKFVPVVDINQRYLMLTTPSRARGWIKKIGHTLLIFVVVLLLTLTSPLLGIAQNPTQPENKIDGFPVILDGKPLFFIRRGVSSFSAEERANAITRRIERIAQNDSIPIENLTIEQIPDDNSLYLSVDQEVILTVTEGDAKAYRSTPEVLAQQALQKIQLAIAQYRQDRKPEQLLKNIIYTVIASFAFLIISFAVIKISGKLFPFIRRLIESLTPGIQIGNVEFISSSKISFFWLRVLRIIRFFVLFLLLFNYATFVLRLFPWTRVFGESILGYFYQSLELVLSSIGQYLPNAFIIAIIIFITYYLIRLIKPFFAAIERGTLVIPGFYTDWAKPTYNLLLVIIIALAAIVAFPYLPGFDSPAFRGVSVFIGLLLSLGSTSAIANVIGGIILIYTRAFRIGDHIQVGDVIGDLIEKNFLVIRICTPTNKIITIPNSSLLSSNVINFSISSRELNRHLIIQTTITLGYDLPWRKAHKTLIEAALETEHILKEPAPFVLQTSLDNFYISYQLNAYTNQPNLMVIIYSELHQNIQDKCNEAGIEILSPSYTALRDGNTTTIPENYLPSDYVAPPFRVQSSDNQENNTL, encoded by the coding sequence ATGAAATTTGTACCAGTTGTCGATATTAATCAAAGATATTTAATGCTAACTACACCATCTAGAGCTAGAGGATGGATAAAAAAAATTGGGCATACTTTGCTAATATTTGTTGTAGTTTTACTACTGACTCTCACCTCTCCTCTTTTGGGAATAGCTCAAAATCCGACACAACCAGAAAACAAAATTGACGGCTTTCCAGTTATTTTAGATGGAAAACCCCTCTTTTTTATCCGACGGGGAGTTTCTTCATTTTCGGCGGAGGAGAGAGCTAACGCTATTACCCGGAGAATTGAAAGAATTGCTCAAAATGATTCTATTCCTATTGAGAACCTGACAATTGAGCAGATTCCCGATGATAACTCACTTTATTTAAGTGTAGATCAAGAAGTAATTCTAACGGTGACTGAGGGAGACGCAAAAGCCTATCGTTCAACGCCAGAAGTTTTAGCTCAACAAGCTTTACAAAAAATTCAGCTTGCTATCGCTCAATATCGCCAAGATCGAAAACCAGAACAACTACTTAAGAACATCATTTATACGGTTATAGCTAGTTTTGCTTTCTTGATTATTAGCTTTGCAGTTATCAAAATTTCAGGAAAACTATTTCCCTTTATTAGACGTTTAATTGAATCCTTGACACCGGGCATTCAAATCGGGAATGTTGAGTTCATATCTTCCTCTAAAATTAGCTTCTTTTGGCTGCGAGTTCTTCGGATAATTCGCTTCTTTGTTCTGTTTTTATTACTATTTAATTATGCTACATTTGTACTGCGTTTATTTCCCTGGACAAGAGTTTTTGGCGAGAGTATTTTAGGTTATTTTTATCAATCATTAGAACTGGTTTTATCCTCTATTGGCCAATATCTTCCCAATGCTTTTATTATTGCCATAATCATTTTTATAACCTACTACTTAATCCGGCTAATCAAGCCCTTTTTTGCGGCAATAGAAAGAGGAACTCTGGTTATTCCTGGTTTTTATACTGATTGGGCTAAACCTACTTACAATCTCCTATTAGTCATAATTATTGCCTTAGCAGCAATAGTGGCTTTTCCCTATTTGCCCGGTTTTGATTCCCCTGCTTTTCGAGGTGTTTCTGTTTTTATTGGTCTTCTTTTATCCCTTGGTTCTACGTCAGCGATTGCCAATGTTATTGGGGGAATTATTCTTATCTATACCCGGGCTTTTCGCATCGGAGATCACATTCAAGTAGGAGATGTAATTGGCGACCTAATTGAAAAAAACTTCCTAGTCATTCGCATTTGCACTCCCACTAATAAAATCATTACTATTCCTAACTCATCTTTATTAAGTAGTAATGTAATTAACTTTAGTATTTCCTCGCGGGAATTAAACAGACATCTAATTATTCAGACAACGATTACCCTAGGGTACGATCTGCCTTGGCGAAAAGCCCACAAAACTTTAATTGAAGCTGCTCTAGAAACCGAGCATATCCTCAAAGAACCCGCACCTTTTGTCCTGCAAACTAGCCTAGATAATTTCTACATCAGTTATCAATTAAACGCTTACACTAACCAACCCAATTTGATGGTAATAATTTATTCAGAACTCCATCAAAATATTCAAGATAAGTGTAATGAAGCCGGGATTGAGATTCTCTCTCCCAGTTACACCGCCCTACGAGATGGAAATACAACAACTATCCCCGAAAATTATTTACCTTCCGATTATGTTGCGCCTCCCTTTCGCGTTCAATCTTCAGACAATCAGGAAAACAACACATTATGA
- a CDS encoding DUF1816 domain-containing protein, which translates to MLEANNQGENQIFLYEVVFSGSSGSLPQRFSRTVLRIPKSRMSQETQRLLRQGAKILSIKPLDPETVSIKPISPPQPWWVEITTSQPKCLYYFGPFESFSEALSHQSGYIEDLQSESAVGINSKIKQCQPEVLTQEDF; encoded by the coding sequence ATGCTAGAGGCTAATAATCAGGGAGAGAATCAAATATTTCTCTATGAAGTTGTTTTTTCGGGTTCTTCTGGCTCTTTGCCTCAACGCTTCTCCCGAACAGTCCTGCGAATACCTAAAAGCCGCATGAGTCAAGAAACACAGCGCCTCCTGCGCCAAGGTGCCAAGATTCTCAGTATTAAGCCTCTTGACCCAGAAACTGTCTCCATCAAGCCTATTTCACCCCCTCAACCCTGGTGGGTAGAGATCACTACCAGTCAGCCGAAATGTCTCTATTATTTCGGTCCTTTTGAGAGTTTTTCGGAAGCTTTGTCCCATCAATCCGGTTATATCGAAGACCTACAATCAGAATCCGCCGTGGGGATTAATAGCAAAATTAAACAATGTCAGCCCGAGGTTTTAACTCAAGAAGATTTTTAA